The window AGCGGCTGCAGCCAAGCCCAGATCTAGGCACCTCCCCGGTCTCTAGGCACCGCCCCCTAGAATGACGTCACAAACGGGCGTCtctttggtgagttcaagccggGTCCGCCGCGTTGTGACGTGATAGAGTCCGCGGACCCACCCGTCCGTTTTCTCCGCAGGCACCTGCCTTCGCTCTCCTCATGGGGCGGGGCGTTGCGATGATGAGGGGGCACGAGACTAACCCGACCCCGGGTGGAGCAGGTGGGATGACAGGTGAGAGGCGGAGCCGGGCCTGGCAGGGTTGGACCAGGTGAGGGAAACCCCGTGAGGGAGGCGGCCGGCGACGCGCAGACTGATAGCCCCGATTCCCCTACCCTCAGAGCGCGGCTTCCCTGGGCCCTACCAGATGGGGGGCCCAGGCCCAGCCTCCTGGACTAGACCCCCGAACTTCGCCCATCTAGGATGCCCCCTGGTTCCAGCCTTTCCCACGGGCCGGCCCGGACGGCTGCAGCGCCACCTCCTGAGCGGCGAGTTCGATCAGCTGCGAGACTTCCCCATCTTTGAGAGCAACTTTGTGCAGGTGTGGAGCCCCAGAACCCCTGACACCGAGCCTGGGCTTGAGGCCTGACCTCCTGACTTCAGGAGCCCCTGCTCTGCCTACTTCCGACCACGCTCCCGTAACATTTATCTCCCGGAATTCcggaccacccccaccccccagacctCTAGACCTTTAGCTTCTTTATGAACCCTGGCCTCTGATTCCCTGGGTTCAGTTTCCCTGACTTAACACCCGGATGACTCTTGACCTCTGACCCCGGGATATCTGACCCCGGACTTGGTGTTTAATAGACCTGGTTCATGACCCTTAACCCCACCAATCCTACCTTCCATCTATCTGGCTTCTAACCTCTAACCCCTGGCCCCAGGTGACCCGGTTAGGAGAAGTCGCCAACAAGGTCACCATGGGGGTGGCAGCCTCCAGTCCAGCCCTGGAACTCCCAGACCTGTTGCTGCTGGCCGGCCCTGCCAAGGATAACGGATGCCTGCAGCTCTTTGGGTGACTGTCCCCATCCCAGCCTGGACCTCCGCCTTCCCCAGCTCTGGGCATCCTGGGCCCCCTGCAGCACCTCCTGTCACACAGATGACTCCCAGGGCGAGGCGTCTCGGATGGCTGCCAGTCCTCTGTGGGTGGCCATACGCTCAGGAGAACAAGGGCAGGGTGATACACAGGGACCGGAAATCAGAGATAGAGGGACAAGAGAGGGACAGCCCTCAGCCCCACGCTGGCAAGAATCAGAAGAATAACCGTTTATGTCGTGCC is drawn from Felis catus isolate Fca126 chromosome E2, F.catus_Fca126_mat1.0, whole genome shotgun sequence and contains these coding sequences:
- the FAM71E1 gene encoding protein FAM71E1 isoform X1, whose protein sequence is MGRGVAMMRGHETNPTPGGAGGMTERGFPGPYQMGGPGPASWTRPPNFAHLGCPLVPAFPTGRPGRLQRHLLSGEFDQLRDFPIFESNFVQVTRLGEVANKVTMGVAASSPALELPDLLLLAGPAKDNGCLQLFGLFPLQFVQLFVHDESRWQLKVKFRTGRAFYLQLRAPPETRDREFGQWVRLLYRLRFHSAQGAVPFTQEYPTLEEGEEEEDDDDDDEEDELIEREALQATEARLDPQTSELWGL